The Cutaneotrichosporon cavernicola HIS019 DNA, chromosome: 5 DNA segment cAAGCATCAAAACGGTCGATACCGCCGAGGAAAAGGTGGCCCTAAGGACCTCCTTGGTGACGCGATCACCCCCCTCAACTGCCTTGACGACTCGGATGGCGAGATCGACTCAGTGCTACCCGCTCCGCTAGACCCTATCCAGATTGACCTTGTGAGTCTGATGGTTCCATGTGCGATAGCGCTAACCATCTCAGCTCCAGCTGGATACAGTCTAGGAGCAGCTTGCGTTCccgttcttcttctccggGCCATCTTGTAAACAACCTCCACCGTCTCAACCAGGCACGGCGCGCGTCATAGCTTTGAATGTCACAGAGATACCTCTCCTGTTCGTACAATCTGTTCTTCGCATCAGCTCCCCATGCTAAGGCCGCCACTACTTCAccgcgcgacgtcgtcgtcatcgggCCACCATACGCCCGAAGGGCTAGGGCCAGCGCTTCCGCCGCTGCTCGCGGAGATATCGGTCTTCGTGGTGCCGGCGAAAATGGACATGGCACAGGCCGTGTCGCAGATCGAGGCgcttggtggcgagcgcTCGCTGCGACCTGAAGACGCGCAAGTAATCATTACCGCACTTCGTGGGCGTCCGCGGTTGGAGAGGGTTCTGGGCAATGCGGTTGTAAGTATCCACGGTATTTGCACTGAGATTAGGATACGGtccccatcctccgcgCCGAGTTCCTTACTGATGCGTACTCTCGAGCACAAGCAGCCGGGGATAtgcctccctccctccccagGCGGAAAGACTACCGAATCCCTCTGCGCCGGCGGAGTGCGTCCGTTGAGATCGTGAGCGGGCCAACGACACCACAGCCGCCATCTACATCGGGGCCCAAGCGACCTCTGTCCCCCACGCCACCAGTTACGCCCTCGAAGCATCACAAAGTCGCGCCACCAGTTACGCCCTCGAAGCATCACAAAGGCGCGTCACCCAGGACGTTGCAGATGGGCGGAGCCGAACCGGGAACCGACTCCCCCAGTTTGGACATCACCCTCTACCCTCCAGACATCAGATTCCGCACCATCccgcgcctcgccgtccagCGACCGTCACCGCTGACATGCCCGAACCAGGACATTGTGTGTTTCCAATGGATACGCTGACGAGATCGACGCGATCAAACCAATctacctcgagcgcgagtacgatgagctcgcgcagctcaacACCAACGTCTTAAGTTATCGGCGGAGCATGGCTGTGAGTGTGTGTATACTGGATCGGCTGATGTAGATCATCAAGAGCGTCCCCAGGCGTATTAagagtggagaggaggcgcgcaagctAGTCGATGTTGGGGCCAAGGTAGCTAACCGCGTATGTTGAAAGGAGGGCAATGAATGATGGAGGTGTTGAAGCGGCGGCTGACACAAGATCGAGGAGTATCTCACCACAGGCCAAatcgccgaggcggaggagatcaaggcgtCACCGCGTTTCCAAGCACTGCGGCTGTTCTCCTCGGTCTGGTCTGTTGGCCACTCGACTGCGGCTGAGCTGTGGCGAGCTGGCTGCCGCAATCTCGAGGATGTGCGACTGTACTTTTCGCGGACTGATGCGCCCCCAATTCTAGAAGATGGTGGTGATGGGTGGGAATACGACCGGGCgaccgcgcgcgaggagcgtgcccgccgccaaaggcgggaagagggggcaatgacgcgcgaggaggtcgtaTCGGCCTGGCTCaacctcaaggacgagctggatACGCCCATCCCCAGAGCCGAGGTCGTAGAGATTGGCGCCGTTGTCGCGGACCACCTCGAAGCCCTTGCGCCTGGGTGTGCGCAGACAATCACCGGCAGCTATCGGCGGGGAAAGGAAACGACGTCtgatgtcgacgtcgtgtTTCGCCCTCCAAAAGGAAACGAGACGGCCGCGGTACTAGGCGCGCTGCTCCGGCGGCTAATCCGCTTCGGGATCATTACGCATGTGCTCCGTGCGTCTGTGTGTGCTGGAAGCGCTGATGGCAGAACTCTCCGAGCGCGAAACTGGCACTCCGCTACACCACGGCGGCGCAAACTTTGACAATCTCGACAAGGCGTTCGTCATCCTCTGCCTGCCCGGAAAAACGCGGCTGCATcgccgcgtcgacctcatctGCGCCCCGCCCTCGCGGTATGCGGCTGCAGTGCTAAGCTGGTCAGGGAGCATGATGTTTGAGCGTGACCTGCGACGCTGGGCTGAGGACCGGTGCGTCGCCTTTCGCTTTTTGCGTTCTGCTGATTCCAGCGGGTACAAGTTCCGCGCGGGACTGATCGAGATCGCGACCAACCAGGAGGTCAACTTGGacagcgagcgcgagatccTCGGATTCCTTGGACTTGGATACGTGCCGCCCGAGCTGCGGAATGCCGATGGGTGATGCGTTATGACTGGTGTGTGATGTACATGTACTGTACTGTACCTTTACCACGCTACGTTGGTAGCGTACGCACACTATTTTGGCCAGCCCTCCCCGCTCCCCGCTCCAGCATCCAATACATGGTCTAGCAATCTACGTCCGACAAGCATTTGCCGCACCCCTCGGCTAAGCGGCTAAGCCATCCCAAGCCCGGCCtccatgagctcgtcgagcaccaTCTTTCTCTCATACCACCGCCGCACCTCGTGTGCGCCCAtgctcgtcgcggccaGCCCGAGGAGCATGAACATGTCGCGTGCGCCGAGTGCCTGCGTCTGGAACACGTGTTGCAGGAGTGGCACGTAGATGAGTGCAAGCTGGCACAGGAAACTGATCGAGACAGTGAGGAAGAGCATACGGTTACCAAACAGAGATGTCGAGACGCCGCGGTTTTGCAGGGCGGAtacgaggtcgaggaagacAAAGACGGTGAAtgtctggagtcagcggTGGCGTGGGTGCCAACTGCAATATGAACCAGAGCTTGGTCACGACCCAACTCACCATCGTCCGGTCCCGACGTGACATGTTGCCGTCGCTAATTTCGTTGGCGTATACATACAGCgtgccgaggacgatgagggcCGCGCTGAACATGACGCGCAACATGACCTGGCGACTGAGCACGCTCTGGTCCTTGCGCCGCGGGCGGAGGGACATGACCTCCCTGCGGGCTGGGTCGACACcgagcgcctgcgccggcgGTCCGTCCATGAGGATATTGATAAAGAGGATCTGCATGGCGTTGAGCGGGTTTGCGAGTCCCAAAAACGTGCTGAGCGTGATGAGAGAGAGTGCGGCGACAGCAGTCGAGAGCTGGAACGAAAGGAAGTTCTGGATGTTGTAGAAGATGGAccggccctcctcgactgcGGGAAGGACACTGccaaagtcgtcgtcgacgaggatgacgtcGGCCGCTTCCTTGGCCACATCCGTGCCGCTCCTGCCCATCGAGACACCAATGTCCGCCATCTTGAGGGCTGGCGCGTCGTTGACTCCATCACCCGtcatggcgacgacggcgccgcGCTGCTGCCACGCCTTGACGATCGCCATCTTGTGCCGCGGCGTCGTGCGAGCATATACCGTGATACCAGggacgcgctcgatgaGCTCACGTTCCGTGAGCTGCTCAACTTGAGACCCCAGCATGACCGAGGACGCTATGCCCTCGCCAGTGGTGACTTTcatgccgagctcgcgggCAATCGCGAGTGCTGTAGCCTCGGCATCGCCCGTGATCATGACGACCTGAACGCCAGCGCCGTGCAGCGCGGTAATAGCGTGGGCGACACCACGGCGCGGAGGGTCCAGCATCGCCTGGAAGCCTACAAAGACGAgtccctcgtcctcgcccagtGTGCCGCGCGCAAAGCCGTACGCCATCGCAATGACGCGCAGTCCCTTCTTGCTGACCTCGAGTGCACGGCCGTTGAtcgccgcgcgcgtggTCTCGTCAAGCGCTGGTGTGCTGCTGTCCGTCACGTAGTAGTACTTGCACCGCGCGAGGACAGCCTCAACAGCACCCTTCATGTACACCATGTCGGTGCCGCCGTTCAGACTGCCGCTCACGAACATTGACTTGCTCTCCGAGGTGAATGGGatctcgccgcggcgctcaaAGCCCTTtcgctcgtcctcggctcGCAAGATCGGTAGGACGTTGAGCAACGCGACCTCGGTCGCGTTGCCGACATTCTTGCCCTCGTTGTCCCGGTACGCGTTGTTGCAGAGTGCGCCAATCTGCGCCGTCTTGAGGAgcgccgcgctcggcgcAAAGCCAGCCAAGTCGGGATGCTTGGGCCCGAGggtcgacgcggcggcgagctgcgGGTTGAGGTCGGTcaggtcgtcgaccgcgTATATGTGCGTGACGGTCATTTCGTTGCGCGTGAGCGTTCCCGTCTTGTCGGAGCAGATGACGGACACGCTGCCGAGTGCCTCGACCGACGGCAGCTTCTTAACGATCGCCTTGCGCTTCGACATGCGCAGTACGCCTAGCGCGAGGGTCACGGTGGTGACGATGGGAAGGCCTTCggggatggcggcgaccgcgagcgACACGCCGATCGTAAACATGTCCAGCCACGAGCGTCTGTGGTAGATGCCCAACAGCACGATGACGCCAATAACAGCAAACGAGAAGATCGAGAGCTGcttggccagctcgtccatcgACAGCTGGAGCGGCgtgcgcttctcctcgacgtcctgcATCATCGAGAAGACGACACCGAACTCGGTGTCCTTGCCAGTCCCGACGATGATGCCGCTGCCGTGTcctggagtcagctcaGCTTCAATGAATTGAATTGTGCAGCTGCACGCCGCGACTCACCACTCCGTACCAACGTTCCCATGAACGCCATGCAGtgccgctcgccgagggccttgccgccgccctcgccatgcgtgtcctcgccctcgcctctGTCACACATCTCGGTGTTCTTGCGTGCCGGCCGGGTCTCGCCCGTGAGTGCGCTCTCGTCAATCTCGAGCTGCACAGCACTCGTAATTCGAATATCGGCGGGCACGCGGTCGCCCACACCAAACGTAACAAGGTCACCGGGTACCAGCGTGTTCGCGAGCGGGGTGTGCGCGCGTCCGTCGCGCACAAGATTGCAGTAGTGCGGCACAAGCTTGTTGAGTGCCTCTAGCGACTTTTCGGAGCGCTGCTCCTGTACAAATCCGACTGACGTCTCAGCTGGATCTCAGAAAAGTCTAACTCACCTGTGAGTACGATGGTGACGGCGACCACGACACACACAGCGTCGTCATAGTTGCCCATGAGGCCGGATAGAACAGAgctgccgaggagcaggagaaTGAGAGGGTTCTCATACACTTGCTTGGAGAACTTGAGCCACAACGGCTCGTCAGGTGGGAGCTCGAACTCGTTCATGCCATACTGGCCCACGAGAGCGGGCACGGCAGAGCTTGCCAaccccttctccttgtcggtGTGGAAGTCTGCCAATGTCGCCTCGACGCTCTTGTGCGCGTAGATTGCGCTTGGCGTCTCGCGCGACCGCCTCTCGGCGCGTtccctcgcctcgcgcgcatcAGCCTGCACTTCCTCATATCCGCGGTGTCCAGTGACGCGCCGTATAAACGTCGTCACCTTGCCGAGGGTGGACTGGTCGTCAAACGCCCTGGCCGCTTCGGCCGGCGCGCCTCCGTCGTACGGATTCGAAAGGTCATGAATGCTCAAGTTCGGCCGGAGAACGCGGCTTGGAGACGACATGCGCCGCAACGTCGTCGAGTACGCGTACCCAGCCGAGGGCGTCGGGACATCgccatcgtcatcgtcccGAAAGGGATGTGGCGAACCGCGCTGGCTCAAAGCGCCGGGCGCcggtgaggacgagcgccCGCGTGCCATGCCGTTGGGGCCgttgggcggcggcgtcatgCGCCGCTTGTATGGCGCGGCGTAGGCGCGGAGAGAGGGGTCCATTGGAGGAGGGGCAAAACGTGGAGGGGTGTGCGCggtggaggccgagaaAGTCGGATACGATTGTGACCGAATAGAGATATGAACGAGACCGTGCTCAGCTTGCGACGCGTGGGTGCAGTAGGATAAAATAAGATGGCCGGCGATGGGGATGCAGATAGATGTGGTAAGAGATGTTGCGGTACTGGCGGTGAACACGTTTCAACGAGTTGCTCTGAAACGCGCCAGCACACCGGCATTCTGGTTCCGATCCCGATCGTCATCACCCTCGCTTGAGTTTGAGCCTCCTCTCTTTGCGTCGCTTCAACAGCGCACCATCGTAGATTGCGTGCAACTTGTTCTCTTCCTTTGATGCTTGATAAAGGCAGATTGGCCTGTGCATACACTTTCTTACTCGGCTTCCTTCCACGCCTCATCACTCTAGACTACTCTGTGCATCTCCAAATGAATTTTCGGCAGGAGCCGAGGTCACGTGGCGGAACCGGCAGAACCGGCAGAGGCCCAGAAATTGCTCCCGCTCTACATCAAAGTTTGAGAAATCATACCTTTCTGCTGCAAGCGAAGCCTCTGGAGTGTAGATGCAGATGAgcagaggaagagggcAAAAGAGTAGCCTCGTGTGGGGCTCGAACCCACGACCGAATGATCAACCGGACTAACCGCATTAAGAGTCATTTAATCTACCGACTGATATAACGAGGCAGCTAATGGAACTTGTTGCAAGTTGGTGATCGGCGGGGTTGTAGATCCGTGGAGGTTGTGGTCGCACAGCTTGTGTGGAGCACACGCGGGCTGTCTTGAAGAGGGAGACGGTGGTGACGGGCAACAGATTGAGATGGTGAAAGAGAATTGAGAGGAAAGGGGGACCTCACGGTGTTACATGCTCTCATGAGAGACAGCGACTCACCTTGGCTAATTGATGCGCCCAGTGCTTCACTTGGTCTTCTTGATACCTTGAGGGAAACGCGGTTATGGAGGCTTGCAGAACGGTAGGAAGGTTGGGTTGAGCGGTTGGGGATTGCCCACTCCTAGAAGACCATGTGTCCAACTTGGCTAGAGCCACTGCATGGGCCATGGGGGCCAGCAGACCTGCCGGCGCATGCGTAGAGAGGGCGAGTTGGATGCCTTGGGGATGCAAGATCAGACGAAGAGTGCTTGCCTGGatgtgagtgagtgagtgtgTGAGTGAGTGTGGGAGTGGGACAATGGGACAATGGGATAGTGCCAACGCGTTGGCTGAAAGGGGGATTAGCAGAGGTTACCCTTTGCTTGTGGGGAACGTTAGTTTGGGAACGCACGGTTACGTTCCTGTCATACCTGTCATTACGCGCCGCAACCCCACTATACACCGCGCACAGTCACACACTAACACCTCCACTCTTGTGCCAACTAGTCTCACTTCCCTTCCCACACTCATCTCTCATCCATTCCCCACAACGCCTCGACGCCTCCAAGCCTCGGCGCCCGACGTACGACGCAAAAAAGGCCATGTCTCCAGTGGCATATACCAACAACTCACCCCCGCCTCTTAAGCAGGCTCCAGCCCGCATGCGCACCCCGCCCAAGCAGGCTGCCTTGGATGACCTGATGCTCCGCGTCCGCGAGACGTCTGATCGGTGAGTTGTCATCATGTaaagctgacagcagtctTCAACGCGCGCTGAGTCCCTACGCCGAGAACATCAAGGTCTTTGCCGAAGCGCGACCGGTCATCTTCGTGCGTCTCAGTGAGGGAAGGCTGACTCCAGACGTTCGCGTCCATCTTTGTCGCGCTCAGTTGCGTCCCCGTCGCGTGCACAGTGTATGTCCAGATCGCTTAACGTTGGCAATCTGACAACAGGATCTTCGTGCTCTGCGTCGCAGCGCTGTTCACTGGCATAGCAatcttcctcctctgcctcaGTATAGTCGGCACAATCGGGCTTGCCAGTGAGACTTTCGTGTTCTAcggcagctgacaccagtgaTTTTCCTCGTCCCTGTTCTGGTCATCACGGCTTCGCTCTCGGCCATGGCTGTTGGCGTCCTCCTagccctcttcctcgcccaccgGCTGTTCCTCCACATCCGCTCGGATTGCGAATACACGCCCGGCGCTAGCGGCGTGCTGAGCGGCATCCAGAGCTGGGTTGACGAGACACTCGGCCGTATCGGCGTCGGTGCGTCGGAATACGGACCGCACTTTGACGGACGCAGCATAGACCACCACCGCCCGATGTACACCAAGCCTGAGCCCCACCACGAACGCGAGCTGTCTCGCGAGCTGTCGCGCGAATCCCACACCCGCGAGCCACGGTACTACGAACACCGCTCCCAGGTATCCCCCATTCCTCCCACGatcaagcccgagcccgaggtgCACGACATGTTCAGCCCAGAGTCTGGTACGCCTCACGAGCTCCGTTCCCGCACACCGCAGATCAATGACGACGACTGGGTTTCTGACGAGGGCCCGAGATGAGACGGCCCAACGACTTTCATACCAAGGCATACCCAGGCGTAGCGGTCCCACTCCATGTTTTCATACCTCCGGTTAATGTATCGTAGTAGACTCCATAGACATGACGCGCCAGTTTGGCCCAAGTACAGGTGGGGTAGGTGGGGTAGGTGGGGTACAGTaggtggggaggtggggaggtggtGAGGGGAAGCGGAATGGACCATGTGATTGTCCGGGGAAGAGAAGGACCGTGCGCAGCATACCCATTTACCACATTCCAATCGACACGCAGCGCGGTCATCGCTTTCCATCACGCGCTGGACTGTGGTCTGAAACATTCGTCATACAATACCGAGTCTACGTCTCGGCATGCTTGACGTGTTGCTACACAATACATGCCATGAATGCGTCTGGCGCGCGATTACAAGTTTGGTTAATCAAGTAGGACGTGTGATTACGCCTTTTCTGAAGGGCAAGTGAGGTCGTCTGCCAGAGTACGTCTCTTGCGCGAAATGATGCGCGTCGCCTGCCCGTTAGTCTCAACTCGGAAAACCAAGGACTCACTGCTAGCAGCATGGCTGAGGCGCCCAATGCGAGGTGCCACCATTCCCATGGGTAAGCGTCGGGGCTGCTGGTGTTAATCAAGTCTGTTGATATGGCGTTACCAATCCCACCAACCCGCTTGTCAGACTCACCCAATAGGCCCGTCACCCacgacgaccttgacgaggccCATCCTCCCGCTGGCCAAGTTGACCGACACGCGATGAAACCCGGCCGGTACTGTCTGGCTGTACATCATGTGCCCATCTGGAGGCAGGGGCCCGCTGGGTCGCTCGGCATGCCACCAGGTGCTGTTACCGTCGATGTCGATCCACGCAGCCGTGTCGGCATCCCACCCGCCATAGACTGCAAAGTCGGTGCCGTCAAAGGCAAAGTTGAATGATCCGGATTCCGAGTCGTCGGGGACCCAGGAATGGTACGAGGCCAGGGTCAACCATGAGCCTGTGTAGGTGATGAAGGGGGAGCGGTGGAGCAAGTCGGAGTGAGTTTGCACGGAAGGGCGGGTTGGTGGCATCGCGGAAAGAAGGGATAAGAAGGGATAAGAAGTGATAAAGGTGGGATAAGGAAAGTGGGGTGCGCCTGCGCTGTATAGAATATTGGACACTGATTAAATGAAGAGGGGCAGATGAaaaagagagagagatggagacgaGTAAGAGAAAGAGGGAGAAGATAGGTGAGTTAATAGCCCCCAGGCCCACACAGGCCCACGGGCCCAAGGCCCAAAAGGTCTCGGCGGGGGCGGTTGTTGTCATTGTTACCAAGTGTTGATAATGGATAGATTGAAACAATGACACACCAACCCCTAGAACGAATTCAACGACGTTTCAATCCCAGGGAAAGTCCTGCAAGGGGTGGAACTGAGAGGGTAAACTGTGTCAGCCGTAATCTAAACAGCATGAATTACCACAATGGACACGCGCGTCTCCAGTGTAAGCCAGCTTTGGGGTCCCAGGTCCGTCGACGATGGAGGTGTGGGTGTGAGCGCGGGGAAGCTTGAGCATGCACAACAGTTTAGGCCCGATGCAAGAGCAAGAGGCGTTGTATGTGCTTGGCCCATGTTTTGTTACGGCAAGACGCGTCCGGCTGCACAACAGTTACAGAACAGGCACAGACGCGTAAAAAACCAAACTACACTATCATCCTACACAAGC contains these protein-coding regions:
- a CDS encoding uncharacterized protein (beta DNA polymerase), translated to MLRPPLLHRATSSSSGHHTPEGLGPALPPLLAEISVFVVPAKMDMAQAVSQIEALGGERSLRPEDAQVIITALRGRPRLERVLGNAVDTVPILRAEFLTDAYSRAQAAGDMPPSLPRRKDYRIPLRRRSASVEIVSGPTTPQPPSTSGPKRPLSPTPPVTPSKHHKVAPPVTPSKHHKGASPRTLQMGGAEPGTDSPSLDITLYPPDIRFRTIPRLAVQRPSPLTCPNQDIIDAIKPIYLEREYDELAQLNTNVLSYRRSMAIIKSVPRRIKSGEEARKLVDVGAKVANRIEEYLTTGQIAEAEEIKASPRFQALRLFSSVWSVGHSTAAELWRAGCRNLEDVRLYFSRTDAPPILEDGGDGWEYDRATAREERARRQRREEGAMTREEVVSAWLNLKDELDTPIPRAEVVEIGAVVADHLEALAPGCAQTITGSYRRGKETTSDVDVVFRPPKGNETAAVLGALLRRLIRFGIITHVLQLSERETGTPLHHGGANFDNLDKAFVILCLPGKTRLHRRVDLICAPPSRYAAAVLSWSGSMMFERDLRRWAEDRGYKFRAGLIEIATNQEVNLDSEREILGFLGLGYVPPELRNADG
- the PMR1 gene encoding uncharacterized protein (This magnesium-dependent enzyme catalyzes the hydrolysis of ATP coupled with the transport of calcium), which encodes MDPSLRAYAAPYKRRMTPPPNGPNGMARGRSSSPAPGALSQRGSPHPFRDDDDGDVPTPSAGYAYSTTLRRMSSPSRVLRPNLSIHDLSNPYDGGAPAEAARAFDDQSTLGKVTTFIRRVTGHRGYEEVQADAREARERAERRSRETPSAIYAHKSVEATLADFHTDKEKGLASSAVPALVGQYGMNEFELPPDEPLWLKFSKQVYENPLILLLLGSSVLSGLMGNYDDAVCVVVAVTIVLTVGFVQEQRSEKSLEALNKLVPHYCNLVRDGRAHTPLANTLVPGDLVTFGVGDRVPADIRITSAVQLEIDESALTGETRPARKNTEMCDRGEGEDTHGEGGGKALGERHCMAFMGTLVRSGHGSGIIVGTGKDTEFGVVFSMMQDVEEKRTPLQLSMDELAKQLSIFSFAVIGVIVLLGIYHRRSWLDMFTIGVSLAVAAIPEGLPIVTTVTLALGVLRMSKRKAIVKKLPSVEALGSVSVICSDKTGTLTRNEMTVTHIYAVDDLTDLNPQLAAASTLGPKHPDLAGFAPSAALLKTAQIGALCNNAYRDNEGKNVGNATEVALLNVLPILRAEDERKGFERRGEIPFTSESKSMFVSGSLNGGTDMVYMKGAVEAVLARCKYYYVTDSSTPALDETTRAAINGRALEVSKKGLRVIAMAYGFARGTLGEDEGLVFVGFQAMLDPPRRGVAHAITALHGAGVQVVMITGDAEATALAIARELGMKVTTGEGIASSVMLGSQVEQLTERELIERVPGITVYARTTPRHKMAIVKAWQQRGAVVAMTGDGVNDAPALKMADIGVSMGRSGTDVAKEAADVILVDDDFGSVLPAVEEGRSIFYNIQNFLSFQLSTAVAALSLITLSTFLGLANPLNAMQILFINILMDGPPAQALGVDPARREVMSLRPRRKDQSVLSRQVMLRVMFSAALIVLGTLYVYANEISDGNMSRRDRTMTFTVFVFLDLVSALQNRGVSTSLFGNRMLFLTVSISFLCQLALIYVPLLQHVFQTQALGARDMFMLLGLAATSMGAHEVRRWYERKMVLDELMEAGLGMA